The following are encoded in a window of Prinia subflava isolate CZ2003 ecotype Zambia unplaced genomic scaffold, Cam_Psub_1.2 scaffold_48_NEW, whole genome shotgun sequence genomic DNA:
- the LOC134565432 gene encoding basic salivary proline-rich protein 4-like, which produces MRRNSAASRGLLARLACSRLVAHGQSLFYVRPGTAGLPRNCPAATESSQGQLVYPAFADQVRGPPGTSPQPATPPRERLVLERAGAPAHAASYHDGTGGNRKQRALLNFQEPWRNQVYPAPAQIGPSPAGADNTCSPRHRPSPQRHADVCGRGRQAAPLPEPGTPGHLGPPRSGVDQLAPLPSYTTAQRPFRGRGGQAQPAQEPGTPGRPPPPGCEVDQLAALPPDTNVPRRPLRAHPPPAAGLGPG; this is translated from the exons ATGCGACGGAACTCGGCAGCAAGCCGCGGGCTCCTGGCGCGACTCGCCTGCTCCCGCCTCGTCGCCCACGGGCAGAGCCT GTTCTATGTCCGGCCGGGGACAGCTGGTCTACCCAGAAACTGCCCAGCAGCTACTGAGTCCAGCCAGGGACAACTGGTCTACCCCGCCTTTGCTGACCAGGTCCGAGGTCCTCCCGGG ACGAGTCCACAGCCGGCGACGCCCCCAAGAGAACGACTCGTGCTTGAGCGGGCTGGCGCACCGGCGCACGCCGCCTCCTACCACGATGGAACTGGAGGCAACCGCAAACAGAGAGCCTTGCTCAACTTCCAGGAGCCGTGGCGAAACCAGGTctacccagccccagcacaaatCGGCCCAAGTCCCGCGGGGGCGGATAACACCTGTTCGCCCCGTCACCGCCCGTCACCGCAGCGCCACGCCGACGTCTGCGGCCGAGGTCGGCAGGCGGCGCCGCTCCCGGAGCCGGGTACACCTGGCCACCTggggccgccccgctccggggTGGACCAGCTCGCCCCGCTGCCGTCCTATACCACAGCGCAACGCCCCTTTCGAGGCCGGGGcgggcaggcacagccagcccaggagccGGGTACACCTGGCCGCCCGCCACCTCCCGGCTGCGAGGTAGACCAGCTCGCCGCGCTGCCACCCGACACCAACGTGCCACGACGACCGCTCCGGGCACATCCGCCGCCAGCCGCCGGCCTCGGAcccgggtag